The Deltaproteobacteria bacterium nucleotide sequence GACGGCGCGACGTTGGCGCAGTCGAAAGTCGTCGTCGATTCGCGTGAAGCGATCATGGGGGAGTGCGGCGATATATTGCTGGCGCTGAAAGAAAAATCGGTTGGCGAGAATGTCATCCACGGTGAAATTGGCGAGGTGCTGGCGGGTGCCAAGGCGGCCCGTGCCAAGGCGAGCGAGATCACGATCTACAAGTCGGTGGGCATCGCGATCCAAGACGTTGCTACGGCGCAGTTGGTTTATCGTAAGGCTTTGGAAAGCAAGACTGGTACAAATGTGGAGATATAACGGCGCCGAGGGTTTAGCGTCTCGCGTCTTGGGTTAATCCGAATCAACGCCAAACGTTAGACGCTAGACGCAGAACAAAATGACTTGGGATTTAACTACCTACTTTCCTGAATTTAATGGTCCGGCGATGCAGCAATTTAAAGCTGCGGTGCAGAGTGATGTGGATGCCTTGAAGCGCCAGGCAGCTACGTTGGGAGTCCTGCGAGCGGACAACGCGGATGCGTGGGAAGATGTTCTTTTACGCACCGAAGATGTGGCGCGCCGCTTGTCGCATCTGGGTTCTTACATCGGTTGTCTGGCTTCGTCCGATGCGCGCAACGAAGCCTATCAGCAGGAAGAAGCGGCGTTGGTTCGTTTGCGCGCCGAAGCGGGCAAGCTGCGCGTCGAGCTGTTGCGTGCCTTCAAAGAGAGCGACGAGCAGCTCTTCGGCTCGTTCATCGCGAGGCCGGCGCTCGACGGCGCGCAGCATTATCTCAAGCGGCTGCGCGAGGACGCGCGCCGTTCGATGTCGACGGAGAAAGAAATTCTCGCGACGGAATTGGGCATCGACGGCATTCAAGCCTGGGGCCGGCTTTACGACACGGTCTCGGCAAAGCTCGAGTTCGATATGGTGTTTCCCGACGGCAAGTCGGTGCGCACGCCGATGGCGCAGCGCCGCTCGCTGACGGAAAAACCCGATCGGCGTGTGCGTAAAGCGGCGTTCGAAGGCGGCAATGCGGCGTGGCAAACGGTCGAAGACACCGCCGCCAGCGCGCTCAATGCCATTGCCGGCGCGCGGCTGACGCTTAACCGGCATCGTGGCGTCGAGCATTTTCTCGATATCGCGTTGTTTCAGGCGTCGATCACGCGCAAAACGCTCGACGCCATGTTCGAAGCGCTGTTTGCCAACTTGGATATTCCGCGGCGTATTCTGAAACTCAAAGCGAAAGCGATGGGACGCGAAAACATCGCCTGGTATGACCTTGGGGCGCCGCTCGATTTGCCGAATCAAGAAAGACTCTCGTGGGGCAAAGCCAAGGCGACCGTGAGTGAATCGTTCGGTCGCGCCTACGCCGCCCTGGGAAAATTTTTCTCGGAGCAAGTGATTGGCAAGAATTGGGTCGATTGGGAGCCACGCCCCGGCAAACGGCCGGGAGCTTATTGCACCGGCTCCATGCTCAGCAAAGAGTCGCGGGTGTTCATGACCTTCAACGACTCTCTGGGGGACATGCTGACGCTGGCGCACGAGTCCGGCCACGCCTTTCACGGCGCCGTGATGCGCGAGCTGCGCCCCTATGCGCGCGCCTATCCGATGACGCTGGCGGAGACCGCGTCGACCTTCGGGGGAAATGTATTAATGAACGGCATACTCGACGACCCGACTGTGAGTGACGCGCAGAAGGCGATGATCCTCGACATCGAAGCCGGCCACGGCGCGGTCTATTTGTTGGATATTCCCGTGCGCTATGAGTTCGAAAAAGCTTTTTATGAAGAACGCAAAGCCGGGCCGCTGATTGTTTCGCGCTTGAAGGAGCTGATGGCACAGACGCAACGAAAAATTCTCGGCGACGTCCTCGAAGTCGGCGGCGAAGACCCGTACTTCTGGGCTTCGAAGCTGCATTTCTACATCACTGGAATTACTTTCTACAATTTTCCGTACACGTTTGGCTATCTGCTAAGTCGGGGACTGTACGCGATGTTCAAAGAGCAAGGCGCGAGCTTCCTACCGAAATACGAAGAGTTTTTGCGTCTAGCGGGTAGCGATACGGCCGAGAATGTCGTGAAGCGAACAGTTGGAAGTGATATCGAGAAGACAGCATTTTGGAGTGAAGCGATTCACAGCTTGCAGGAGCCAACGCGGCGGTTGGAGGAGTTGCTGCCTAAGGTGTTGCCTCAATAGTTTCGTTGTCGTTGTCGCGCCTGCAACAATTCTGCTGCGGGAGGCTTTATGTTGTCTCGACTGGCTCTGGTCGGTGTGGTCGCCACTCTGCTTGCGGGTTGTGTTCTCAATTGACCGAGCGGCCCAAACTTTTCACCGCACTCCGTCTCCGGCGCCGACATGGCGCTGGTCTATTTCTATAGACCGAGGGGCGAATCGTTTGGCTACGATCGAACCTACTTTCTCGGAGTCAACGGGCAAATTGTTACAGATCTTTTGCACGGTGGTTACTTTCCTTACGAGACGGCCTTGCGCAGCCTATCTCTCGTCTCGGACCTGAACCGATCCGTGAGAACCTATGTCGCCGGCACCTTGTTCGCGCTGCCGACCACCCCCGAAGCGGCCCGCCTCGAATTCCAACTCGAAGCTGGGAAAACCTACTATGTGCGCATGCGTCCTCAGGCAGGCGCACTGAATTTCACGCCACATTTGACCCTGGTACCGAAAGAGGTCGCCGAAAAAGAAATCGCAGATTGCAAATTGCTTGCGAGTAGAATGTGATCCCGCACGCTAGCCCCATATGCCCTAACCCGTCGGGGTCAGGCTTTTAAACACGACAATTTTCAAGATTGTCAATAAACCAAAGTCTGACCCCCTAGCGTGCCGAGTTGCTGAGATATTCCGACGGGACTACTTCATCCCTTCCAACAAAGCGGTTCTAAGCAAATCAATGGCATTCAGCGTCATACGTGAGCGGTCGTAGGCACCGCGGCCAGCGCTGATGCTTTCCCGGCGCAGAAAGTTGGTTCCATCAGTCAGCGAAACGTAGGTTTGGCCGCGCGCGAGATTCTGAATGCCGCTGCTCGCGGGGTCGGGGATGGCATGCAACGCGAGACCGAAGTCGCTGCCCGATTGTTTTCGGACCGCGAAGGCGAGTTCGTCGGTGAGCTCCACGGGATTCTTCAACAACGCGTCGGTGTTTTGTGGGGCGCGGCTGTTGGCGAGCAGGGCGCGCAGAGATTTCTCGCCGTTGGCGATGAAGCCGGCGCCGAAGTGATCCGTGCTCGCGGTTTGCATTCTCTCTGCCAATTGGCCGCAGGTCATGTCTTCGTAGACGGCAACGGTTTTATTTTTTTCGCGCAGCAATTTGCCGGTGACATGTTCCATGGTTTCTTCGTCGGCGGCGAAGATCGCGTTGCCGAGCAAGCCGCGCACTTCGGCTTCCACCGGGGCGATCATTTTGTTGGCTTCGTCTTTGTTGGCGGCTTTGGCGGCGATGCGCACGTCGACTTGGCCGGGTAGGGCGAGCACACCGACGGTGGGGTTGCTTGAGTTGGCGATCAGGTGGCCGACTTTGTCGTCCACTGCGCTTTCACCGATGCCGATGATTTTGAGCACGCGATAGTGGATGACTTCAGCGAGGTTGTATTTTTTGCGCAGGTAGGGCTCGACTTCGTTCTCAAACAGCCACTTCATTTCCACCGGTACGCCGGGCAGTGAAAAAATAATGCCGCGCTGATCTTCGACCACGAAGGACGGCGCGGTGCCGTTGGGGTTTTTCACCGGCGTGGCGCCTTCGGGCATGTAGGACTGGCGAATATTGTTCGGCGTCATCGGCCGGCCGCGGCGGCGGAAGTGCGCTTCCACTTGTTCCAACATGCCGGGGTCCTGGATCAGTTTCCGCCCCATGACTTCGGCGACGATCTCGCGCGTCAGGTCATCTTGGGTCGGGCCGATGCCGCCGCTGGTGATAACGATGTCGGCGCGCTCGTGGGCGCGCTGGATGACCTCTTTCATGCGCCCCGGGTTGTCGCCGACGACGGATTTAAAATAAAGATTCACGCCGAGCGCCGTCAGCCGCTGCGCCATCCACGCTGAATTGGTGTCGACGATCTGGCCGAGCAAAAGTTCCGAGCCGATAGCGACGATTTCCGCGTTTGCCATGAGTAACTCTCCTTGCGAGCAAGTGAAATTTATACCGCAGCTCGCGGCTCAGCCGCAACCAGGGAACTCGCTAGGCCTTACCGCGTGGTTTCGGCAAATCCTTCCTCGGATCGAAATTTTCGCCATAGAACTTGCGAATCAGCAAACGCAGATTGAAGTCTGTGTTCCGCGGGTTGGTATAGTACGCTCGCGCGGTTGCGTGCCGTCGAAGTAAAGTTGTTCTGCTGATTTTTTCGCCCCTTATCTTCGACATCGACCTGCTGAAATCTCGACAACTTGGAAATTGCCAAGTCCAACGGCGATAGCCGGTACACTCTGATTTGCGGCGGGAAGGAAAGTTCGCGCACATACTTACACGTGCGGCGATAATCCGGATGAAGGCAAAGAAACGAGTCGGCAACTGGCTGAATGGGAAACTTCAGTGCCCCAGCTCTCTGGAGACTCGCAAAGGTATTGGCCGAGGCTAGAATATCGAAATCTTGAGTGATCCGTTCGAACGCGTGGCTCAACAGTGCGGCGGCGCCGCCAATCAAGATTAATTCAAAAGGCTGTTCGACCTTCTGACGCGCATCCTGCAAAAGCTGGCGCAGAGATTCAAGCGGCTCGTCTAAAAGCTGCACCGAAGCGCTCCAAGCTATAGGCGCCGTAGACTCGCCATTTTTTCCCAAGCGCCGGCGTCTTTTTTAACGCCCATTCGCGCAACTCAGAATCCTGAGGAGCGGGGCCTTGGTAAGCCGCGTTTCGATGGGTTTGGGCTTTTCGCGGCCCTGCAGGGGGAGCAAGCCCTTCGCTTGTCGGCACTAAACAACTTTGTCACAATGCGCCAATGATCCTGTTGCTTTCCAACGACGACGGCATTCAATCCGAGGGGTTGATCGCGCTGGAGCGAAGCCTGGCCGCGCTTGGAGACATCTACACCGTCGCCCCCGATCGGGCGCAGAGCTCGATGAGCCACGCCTTGACGCTGCATCGGCCGCTGCGCGCGTTCGATGCCGGGCCGCGCCGGCTGGCGGTGGACGGCACGCCGGTGGATTGTGTCAAGCTGGCGCTCACCGGTTTGTTGCCGGTGAAGCCCGATCTGGTTGTCTCTGGCATCAACAAGGGGCCCAATCTCGGCGACGATATCCTTTATTCCGGCACCGTGTCGGCGGCGATCGAGGGGACGCTGCTCGGCATTCCGGCCATCGCCGTGTCGCTGGCAACGTTTGAGAACTTTGACTTTCGCGCCGCCGCCGAGTTTATGGCCGAGCTGGTGGCGCACATAGTGCGGCCGAAGATTCCGCCCGGAACCTTGCTTAACGTGAATGTTCCGCCATTGCCCAAAGATCAGTTGAAAGGCTGGAAGCTCACGCGCATGGGCAAGCGCCACTACAGCGAGAATATCGTCGAGCGCATTGACCCGCGCGGCGGGAAATATTATTGGATCGGCGGCGACGATCTTGGCTTCGACCACGACGACGGCACCGACTGCGTTGCGGTGCATGAAGGATTCGTTTCGGTGACGCCGCTGCAGGTCGATCTCACCAATTACAAACTTTTGCATGAGAGTCCGTTGGCAAGTTTCAACTGGCCGTGATTGTTATGAGTGACCACGAAAACGACGAAGAGATCCGCCTCGACAAATGGCTCTGGGCGGCGCGCTTTTTTAAGACGCGCTCTCTGGCGGCCGAAGCCATTGGCGGCGGCAAAGTTGAAATCAATGGCGATCGCGCCAAGCCAAGCCGCATTGTGCGCGCCGGCGACACGCTCAGCGTGCGGCGCGGTTCCTACGAGTGGACGGTGATTGTCAAAGAGGTTGCTCGGCTACGCGGTCCGGCGCCACAAGCGCAGCTGCTCTACGATGAAACCGAAGAAAGCGTGCGTAAGCGCGAAGCCGCCGCGGCGCAGATGAAGCTCGAACGGCCAGCCGAGTTCGACTCCTATGGCCGTCCAACCAAGAAAGACCGGCGCGACATCGCGCGCTTTAAAAGAGGCTGGTAATGATCGAAGACAAAATGGTCACCACAGTGCAGGAGCTGCCAGGCTATCGGGTCAAGACCAATCTTGGTGTGGTGCGCGGCATTGTCGTACGCTCGCGCAGCATCGTCGGCAACATCGGCGCCAGCATCCAAACCTTGTTCGGCGGCAACATCACGCTTTACACCGAGCTTTGCGAAAAAGCCCGCGCCGACGCGCACAAGCTGATGATCGACCACGCAACGCAGCTCGCCGCCAACGCCATCATCGGCGTGCGCTACGACGCCAACGAGATTGCGCCCGGTGTGACCGAAGTGCTCGCCTACGGCACGGCGGTCTATATGGAGCCCTATAGAGGTTAGGGTTCTCAGCGTTTCAATTCCCACAACCGCACTCTGCGACTTTCTGGCTAGCTTCTTGACTCCCAATCGGGGAACCGTTAGTGGGTTACGCACTCCCATATCGGTATAGGAAGGTGTAATGATCCTCAGACTGTTCTTTCTCTCCCTGTTCGCTGCGGTTCTCCTGGGGCCGGCGCAGCCTCGGCCGGCGAGTGCGCAATCGACGCCTTACTTTCAGGGCAAGACCATAATGTTGATCCAGGGTCGCGAGCCCGGCGGCACGGGAGCTTTGCGCGTCCAAGCGGCCATTCCATTCTTGAAGAAGTATCTGCCCGGCGAACCTATTATTGTCACCCAGTTCATGGCCGGCGGCGGCGGGCGCAAGGCGACCAACTTCGTCGCCCGCAACGCCAAACCGGATGGTTTAACCATTGGCAACGTCGGCTCGGGGCTGGTCGCCAACGCGATTCTCGGCTCCATCGGCGTCGAATACGACCTCGACAAACTCATCTATCTTGGGGCCTCCAACAGTACGGCACAATATGTTTTCGCCACAAGCGCCAAGTTGGGTTTGGATAATATCGACAAATTGCGCGTCCGGCCGGGGATTCGTGTCGGCGCCCAGACCGTCGGCCACGATATCTATATTAACGGTCGTTTGTTCTCTTGGATCCTCGGTCTCAAAGAGCCGCGCTTTGTCACTGGTTTCTCCGGTCCCGAGCTTGATCTTGCCATCGACCGCAACGAGCTCGACGCCCGCGCCAACATCCCCGACACTGTCTTACAGCGCAATGCCGATATGATTGAAAAACGGGCGCTCAATTTTCACGCGATCATCCAGATCCCCAAGGAGGATCGCCACCCCCATCCGCTGTTCAATAAACTCCCCGAGCTGGAAACGTTCGCCAAAAGCGATCGCGAGAAAAAGATCCTCACCATGTTTCGCACCTTCCGGATGGTCGGCTCACCCTACATTTTGCCGCCGGGCACTCCGCCGGAAGCGGTGCAGCACTGGCGCGAAGCGATGCGCAAAACCTTTCGCGACCCGGCGTTCCTGAAAGAGTTCAAACGATTGTCGGCTGACGACGCGACGCCGCTGACGCCCGAGGCACAGGAGAAGGCGATCAAAGAGATACCGCGTGATGCCGAAGCCATCGCGACATTCAACAAGATCGCCGGCGGCGATCCGTTACCGGCGCGGTAGGAAAATGAACGCGTTCAAACCGTTCCAGCCCTCTTTCGGAGGTTCACGGCTGGAACCAAAACAGGAGGGTTGGCATGAATCTACTCTTTAGCGTGCTCGCGACGTTGGCATTGTTCCTGTCACTGCCGCAATCGGTGGTTGCCCAGACGCCGTTTTACCAAGGCAAGACGATCACCATCGTTCAAGGCCGCGACCCGGGCGGCACCGGCGATCTGCGCGTGCGCGCGCTGGTGCCGTTTCTGCAAAATACATTCCGGGCAATCCGCAGATCATCATGGAGTTCATGCCCGGCGGCGGCAGCCGCAAGGCGGCCAATCATGTCTATCGAAGCGCCAAGCCGGACGGATTAACGATCGGCAACTTAAGCTCGGGGATGGTTTCGCTCGCCGTACTCGGTGAATCGGGCGTGTTATACGATATCGACAAATTCCATTATTTGGGCTCGCCCTATAGTACCTACCATTCGGTGTTCTTTACCCGCCGCGACGCTGGCTGGAACAGCCTGGGAAAACTACGCGCCGCCACCGGTGTCAAGATTGGCGGCCAGTCGCTGGGTTTTTCCACCTACAATGAAGGCCGGCTTTTTGGCTATATGCTGGGACTCAAAGATCCGCTGTTCATCGCTGCCTTCGGCGGCGCCGAGCTCGATCCGGCG carries:
- a CDS encoding M3 family oligoendopeptidase — protein: MTWDLTTYFPEFNGPAMQQFKAAVQSDVDALKRQAATLGVLRADNADAWEDVLLRTEDVARRLSHLGSYIGCLASSDARNEAYQQEEAALVRLRAEAGKLRVELLRAFKESDEQLFGSFIARPALDGAQHYLKRLREDARRSMSTEKEILATELGIDGIQAWGRLYDTVSAKLEFDMVFPDGKSVRTPMAQRRSLTEKPDRRVRKAAFEGGNAAWQTVEDTAASALNAIAGARLTLNRHRGVEHFLDIALFQASITRKTLDAMFEALFANLDIPRRILKLKAKAMGRENIAWYDLGAPLDLPNQERLSWGKAKATVSESFGRAYAALGKFFSEQVIGKNWVDWEPRPGKRPGAYCTGSMLSKESRVFMTFNDSLGDMLTLAHESGHAFHGAVMRELRPYARAYPMTLAETASTFGGNVLMNGILDDPTVSDAQKAMILDIEAGHGAVYLLDIPVRYEFEKAFYEERKAGPLIVSRLKELMAQTQRKILGDVLEVGGEDPYFWASKLHFYITGITFYNFPYTFGYLLSRGLYAMFKEQGASFLPKYEEFLRLAGSDTAENVVKRTVGSDIEKTAFWSEAIHSLQEPTRRLEELLPKVLPQ
- a CDS encoding CinA family nicotinamide mononucleotide deamidase-related protein; amino-acid sequence: MANAEIVAIGSELLLGQIVDTNSAWMAQRLTALGVNLYFKSVVGDNPGRMKEVIQRAHERADIVITSGGIGPTQDDLTREIVAEVMGRKLIQDPGMLEQVEAHFRRRGRPMTPNNIRQSYMPEGATPVKNPNGTAPSFVVEDQRGIIFSLPGVPVEMKWLFENEVEPYLRKKYNLAEVIHYRVLKIIGIGESAVDDKVGHLIANSSNPTVGVLALPGQVDVRIAAKAANKDEANKMIAPVEAEVRGLLGNAIFAADEETMEHVTGKLLREKNKTVAVYEDMTCGQLAERMQTASTDHFGAGFIANGEKSLRALLANSRAPQNTDALLKNPVELTDELAFAVRKQSGSDFGLALHAIPDPASSGIQNLARGQTYVSLTDGTNFLRRESISAGRGAYDRSRMTLNAIDLLRTALLEGMK
- the surE gene encoding 5'/3'-nucleotidase SurE; translation: MILLLSNDDGIQSEGLIALERSLAALGDIYTVAPDRAQSSMSHALTLHRPLRAFDAGPRRLAVDGTPVDCVKLALTGLLPVKPDLVVSGINKGPNLGDDILYSGTVSAAIEGTLLGIPAIAVSLATFENFDFRAAAEFMAELVAHIVRPKIPPGTLLNVNVPPLPKDQLKGWKLTRMGKRHYSENIVERIDPRGGKYYWIGGDDLGFDHDDGTDCVAVHEGFVSVTPLQVDLTNYKLLHESPLASFNWP
- a CDS encoding YbjQ family protein; translated protein: MIEDKMVTTVQELPGYRVKTNLGVVRGIVVRSRSIVGNIGASIQTLFGGNITLYTELCEKARADAHKLMIDHATQLAANAIIGVRYDANEIAPGVTEVLAYGTAVYMEPYRG